The DNA window GTTCGAGGCGACCATCCTGGACGAGAACGAACTCGTACAGGCCCTGGCGACGTCGAGCTGCCTCAACCCGCGGGCCAACGCCCAGCGCGGTCAGGACGGGCGGCCCGCTCAGCGGCGTACGGTCGAGTCGGTGCGCAGCTGGCGGGTCGACGACCGGTGGCACTCCACCTACTGGATCTCCCGCTGGCCGCAGTTGGGGGACGGCGGTGTCGCACTGCCGCAGCTCATCACGCAGTTCACTTCGCTGCCCGTGCTCGCGACGACGTTCAGCATGACCCTGAGCAAGGCCGGCAACCGCGGGATCTCCGTCACCGGGCATGTGCGCATCACCGGGCGGGGCGAGAACGAACTCGGCCAGGTGCGGCGGGACTTGGAGCGCGCCGCGAGCGCGTCCAAGGTCGGCCTGGTGCGTCTCGACCGGGAACAGGTCCCGGGAGCACTCGCCACCCTGCCGCTCGGAGGTACCTACTGATGTCCTACCCCACACCGACCATGAACCCGGGGCAGCGCGGCCAGGAGCCCGCCCGCACACCGGCTCACGTGGCCTCGCCCACCGACACCGGACTGATCCCGATCATCCGGCCGGAGGCCGCGCAGCAGCAACGGCGCATCTTCAGCCCGGGGTTCGGGCTGCGCGGACCGCGTCGCAACCGTCATGTCGTCAGCGCCGACGAGATCGCGGCGATCAGCATGCCGATCGGCGACGACGGCGTCATCATCGGTACCGATACCGCCTCCCAGCCGGCGGTGCTCGGCCTGGCCCGTCCCACTCCGTTCGACGTCGTCGTCGTGGGTGGTCTGTGGATCGCCCAGGTACTGGCGCTGCGCGCGGCCGCGACGGGGGCGCGCGTGGGTGTCGAGACCGGCCGTCCGCAAGCGTGGCAGCAGCTCGCCCAGGCGGCGGGCGGCGGTCAGCAGTGCATGACGGTCTATCCGGTGGGGCGGGTGCCCGCGCAGGGGCCTTCGGTCTCCAGCCCGGTGGTGCTGATCCGCGACTGCGGTGTGCGTCCGCCGCGCGGGCGCGTGACGTCGCTGCCGTGGCAGGCCGTGGTGACCGTGCTGCCGTTCGTCGGCGAACACGCGCCGCGCTGGCTGGCGCAGGCGCAGTTGGTCGGGATCCAGCGCATCTCGCCCCAGGAGACCGATGTCGTACGGGACACTCTCGGCATCCCCGCCGAGCACCTGGAGATGCTCCCGACGCTGTCCGACAACGTCGCCCTGTGGTGCACGCGCAAGCATCGCAAGTACGTCATGACCGAGCCCACGGACGCGGAGACGGGTCTGCTCGGTATGGCCCGCCGCCTGGACTGAGGTCCCGCGCGAGCGTCACGGACCGAGCACCGGCCGGGCCGGCTTCCGGGGGACCACCGGAGCCGGTCCGCACGCAAGGGTGCTTTTCCGTACCGTGTGTCGAAAGATTAGTCTTCTGGTGATGCGGTGAACGTCGCAGCCGCGTAGGACGCGCCACCCATCCGCACGACCGCGACGACGCATTCAGCAGCAGTGGCTGACCAGGAGGCAACGCAGTGAACAGGGATCGGTCCGAGTACGACGGCGGCGGCCAGTCCTCGGACGGGGACGACCGCGAGCTGGATCTCACCGGCGAGTTCGAAATCGTCTACGAGCCCCCTGCCTGGTACGACCAGAGCACGCGGGGTGGTTCCGCGCAGGGCGGACAGGGGAATGCCGCACCCGCGTCTCCCCCGCCGCCGACCGGTCCGCCGCTGGGTCAGGGTGGCCCGGCCCAGCAGGGGCCGCCCGCGCCCCAGGTCCCGGCACAGGGGCAGCCGTACGCACCGGGCGCGCCCCAGGCGAACCAGTACGGCACGGGTGGTTACGGGTTCCCTCAGCAGCAGCAGCCCGGCGTGCCCCAGCAGGCGGCGCCCGGGCAGGCCGACGGGTACGGATACCCGCAGCAGCCCGCACCGGGCGGCTACGCGTACCCGCAGCAGCCCGCGCCCCCGCAGAGCCAGGACACGTCGGGCGGGTACGGGTACCCCCAGCCGCCCGCACCGCAGCAGAGCCAGGACACGTCGGGCGGTTACGGCTACCCGCAGCAGCCCGCACCCCAGCAGCCCGCACCGCAGCAACCCGCGCCGCAGCAGCAGCCGGCGGCCCAGCCGGTCGCGGCGGCCGCGCCCCAGCCGCAGGCCCCTTCACCGGCACCGACACCCGGCTTCCCCGTACTGCGCCCGCTCGAGGAGGGCGCGTCGCAGGCCGACCCGTCGCAGACCGCCGCCCCGGAGGCTGACGCCCCGGAGCAGCAGGCTCCCGCGCAGCGGGTCCCCGAGCCCGACTACGCCGCCGCCGACGCCGAGGCGGCGGCACTGTTCGGCGGTTCGGACGATGACGAGGCGGCGGAGGAGCACGGCGGCGAGGCGGTGACGGGTGACTCCGCGACCGCGTCCGGCGCCGGCCCGGAGACCGACGCCGACACCGACGCACACGGCGGCACCGACTCCGACTCTGACGCCGACACGGACGCCCGCGCTGAGGCGGACGCGGAGACCGGTGCCCGCGGTGACGGTGACACCCCCGGTGAGGCAGCCGTCGCGGCGGCGCCCGCCGCCGCAGAACCCCAGCCGGCGGCGCAGGTTCAGCCGCAGAGCGAGCCGGCGCCGCAGAACTCCCAGGAGCTTCCCCCGCTGCCGCAGGGCTACCAGCCGGCGCAGCAGCCGCAGGCCCAGCCCCTTCAGGGCGTACCGCAGCAGGGGGGACAGCCCGATCCGCAGGCCGCGGCCGCGCAGGCGGCCGGTTACGGCTATCCGCAGCCGTTCCCCCAGCAGCAGCCGCAGCACCAGATGCCGCCGCAGGGTGCCTTCGGCGCGGCACAGCCGCTGCCCCAGCAGCAGCCTCCCGCGCAGCAGCAGCACCCCGGTTACCCCCCGCAGGGCGGCCAGGGCGCACCCGGCTACCCGCAGCAGCCCCAGCAGCAGGCACCGCAGGCCGCGCAGCCGCAGGCCCAGCCCCAGCCCCAGCCCGCGCACCCGCAGCACCCGCAGCACCCGCAGCACCCGCAGCACCCGCAGCACCCGCAGCAGGGCTACAACTACCCGCCGCAGCAGGCGGGCTACGGCTACCCGCAGGTCGCGCCGCAGCCCGTACCCCAGCAGCAGCCGCAGTACCAGCAGCAGCCTCAGCAACAGCCGCCGCAGCAGCCGCAGGCCCAGCAGCCTCCGCAGTACCAGCAGCACCCGCAGCAGCAGGCGCCGCAGCAGCAGCCCCCCGCGTACGGTTCCCAGGGCTGGACCGCTCCGGCGGGCCCGCAGGCCGGCGCCCCGCAGCAGCAGGCCGCGCCCGGTACGCCGCTCGGTTACAACGCCGCCGTCGAGCTGTCCTCCGACCGGCTGCTGCGCAACCAGCCGAAGGCCCGTAAGAACAACTCGGGTCCGTCCCGCTTCAAGCTCGGCGCCAAGAAGGAAGAGGAGGAGCGGCAGCGCAAGCTGGCGCTGATCCGTACGCCCGTGATGTCGTGCTACCGGATCGCGGTGATCAGCCTCAAGGGCGGCGTCGGCAAGACGACGACGACCATGTCGCTCGGTGCCACGCTCGCCTCCGAGCGCCAGGACAAGATCCTGGCGATCGACGCCAACCCGGACGCCGGCACACTCGGGCGGCGCGTACGGCGCGAGACCGGCGCCACCATCCGCGACCTCGTACAGGCGATCCCGCAGCTCAACAGCTACATGGACATCCGCCGGTTCACCTCGCAGGCGCCGTCCGGTCTTGAGATCATCGCCAACGACGTCGACCCGGCGGTCTCCACGACGTTCAACGACCAGGACTACCGCAGTGCGCTCGACGTCCTGGGCAGGCAGTACCCGATCATCCTCACCGACTCGGGCACCGGTCTGCTCTACAGCGCGATGCGCGGAGTCCTGGACCTGGCCGATCAGCTGATCATCATCTCGACCCCGTCCGTCGACGGTGCGAGCAGCGCGTCGACGACGCTCGACTGGCTCTCCGCGAACGGTTTCGCCGACCTCGTGCAGCGCTCGCTCACCGTGATCTCCGGGGTCCGCGAGACCGGCAAGATGATCAAGGTGGACGACATCGTCGCGCACTTCGAGACCCGCTGCCGCGGCGTCGTCGTGGTGCCGTTCGACGAACACCTCGCGGCCGGCGCCGAGGTGGACCTCAACATGATGCGGCCCAAGACCCGTGAGGCGTACTTCCACCTCTCGGCCCTCGTCGCCGAGGACATCGCCCGCACCCAGCAGGGCCAGGGCTTCGCCCCTCAGCAGCAGGCACCGCAGCAGCAGGTCCCGCACCAGCAACCGCCGCAGGGTTACGCACCGCAGCAGCACCCCGGCGCCGCGCCCCCGCCCGGACAGGGCTGGCAGCAGCCGGGGCAGCAGCAGCCCCCGCAGGGCCAGGGCTGGCAGCAACAGCCGCCGGCCCAGCCGCAGAACCCGCAGCAGCCCGGCCCCGGCTGGACGCAACAGCAGTAGCGGCACCGGGCGTTCGTCCCCCGTGCGGGTGAGTTACTACAAGATGCTTATGCGCAAGGCACGGGGCGTCGGCCTAAGATGCCCGAAACGACGTCCTGCCGTTGCCGAAAGGGAGTTTGACTGATGGGGAGCGCACAGGAGAAGGAAGAGCTGTACGCCCTCGACATCTCCGGCGTCGAGTGGCACAGCGCGCCCGGCACGAGCGAGAACGAGGAGCGGGTCGAGATCGCGTACCTGCCCGAGGGCGCCGTCGCGATGAGGTCGTCGATGGACCCGGACACCGTGCTGAGGTACACCGAGGCCGAGTGGCGGGCGTTCGTCCTCGGCGCGCGCGACGGCGAGTTCGACCTGACCTGAGGACCGTGGCTGTGACGCGCTTCGCCCCGCCGAAAGGAATCCGGCGGGGCGAAGCGCGTCGCCGAGCGTGCCGACGGTGTCAGCGGCGGTTCCTGCCGACCAGGTGGGCGAGGCCCCAGGCCGTCGCCGCGGCGACCACGAGACCGGCCAGGCTGACCAGCCGGCCTCCTCCCCCGTTGCCCCACCACGCCTTGGCCGGGATGAAGGCATCGCCCTGCATCATGTCCCGGAAGGCATACAGTCCGCCGGCGTCCAGGGTCACGAACACCACCGCGTTCGTGTAGCCGAAGAAGGTGCCGACCACGGCCACCACCGCCCCGCTGACGTGGGCGCCCGTCCTGCGGTGGGCCACCAGGCCGACCAGCGCGCCGACAACGGCTCCGTTGAGCAGGGCGTGGAGCACGTAGAGGGCGTGAACCGTGTTCTGCGACTGGTCCCGGTAGGTGGCGTAGACGATGCCGCCGTACACCAGCGAGACGACGACCGAGGCGAGGAAGCCGACGAAGAACGCGCCGACCGGGTTCCCCGAACTCGGCCGAGGCCCGTGGGGCACCTGCTGCGGGTACCCGGGCTGCATCGGGAACTGCCCCGGCGCGACCGGCGGCGGCGCGCCGAACCCCTGCGGGTGTCCCGGTGGCTGCGGAGGTCCGGGTGGCCGGTGGACAGGGTTGTACTGAGGCTGCCAGGGCTGGCTCATGACGGTTCCCCCGAGAAGCGATGCTGGAACCGACCAAATTACCAAACCCGGTCACCCCCGCCACGAAGCCGCGAAGGGCTCCGTCAGGCCCTCACCAGTACGGCGACAAGGGTATAGACCAATGAGAGCGCGTACGGCCTCCGCGACACGCGCAAAGAGCTGTCCGCCCCGGTATTCCCGCAGTACACACGGTGTTTCAGGCATCGTTGACGGGCTGGACCGGCGCTGGTAGACCTTCGCTGCACCAGCTGGACATCAGTGCTCAACACGCCTTCTCCGTGCGAGTGATGACGCGAGGTCGAACGTCCCATGGACACCACCACAGTTTCGCGCAATGCCCGGCCCTCCCCCCGAATCCGAACGCTGCTCGGCGTCGGAGCCACCGCCCTGGCCCTGGCCGCCGGAGCCGCGACCCCCCTGAACCCCGCCCCGCAGCAGGCCCGGGCGGACGGGTCGCGGACGCTGACCGTCGCGGTCTCGCAGAGCGTCGATTCCCTCAGCCCGTTCCTGGCCCAGCGCCTGGTCTCCACCACCGTCCACCGGCTGATCTACGAGAACCTGACGAACTACGACGTCAAGGACAACCACGCGATCCCGGGCCTCGCCACCAAGTGGGAGCCGTCCCCGGACAAGCTGACGTGGACGTACACCGTCCGCGAGAACTCGAAGTGGTCCGACGGCAAGCAGGCCACCGCCGAGGACGCCGCCTGGACGTTCAACACGATGATGAAGGACGAGGGCGCCGCCACCGCCAACGGCAGCTTCGTCGCGAACTTCAAGAAGGTCACCGCCCCCAGCCCCACGAAGCTGGTCATCGAGCTGAAGAAGCCGCAGGCGACCATGGCCGCGCTCGACGTGCCGATCCTGCCCAGGCACGAGTGGGAGAAGGTCGGTGACTACTCGAAGTTCAACAACGACAAGAAGTTCCCGGTCGTCGGCAACGGGCCCTTCGTCCTCACCGACTACAAGGTCGACCAGTACGTGAAGTTCAAGCCGAACCAGAAGTTCTGGCGCGGCGCGCCGAAGTTCGACGAGCTGGTCCTCAAGTACTACAAGGACGGTGACGCGGCCGTCGCGGCGCTCCGTAAGGGCGAGGTTTCCTTCGCGTCCAACCTCACGCCCGCCCAGGCCGCGTCCCTCGCCAAGGCGGAGAACATCAAGGTCAACGACGCCCCCGGCCGCCGCTTCTACGCGCTCGCCACCAACCCGGGTGCCAGGTCCAAGGACGGCAAGAAGTTCGGCGACGGCCACCCCGCGCTGCTGAACCCCAAGGTGCGCCAGGCGCTCTTCGCCGCCACCGACCGCAAGACCATCATCGACAAGGTGTTCCAGGGCCACGCCGTCGAGGGCGAGGGCTACATCCCGCCGCGCTTCGCGGCGTACCACTGGAAGCCGTCCGAGGGTCAGAAGATCGCGTACGACCCGGCGAAGGCGGCCGCGCTGCTCGACGAGGCGGGGTACAGGAAGAACGGCGCGGGCAAGCGCGTCGGCAAGGACGGCAAGCCGCTCGGCTTCCGCATCCTGTGCCACGCCACCGACCCCAACGACAAGGCCATCGGCAAGTACATGCAGGAGTGGTGGGGCGACCTCGGCATCGGGCTCAAGGTCGACTGCCTCGACAACGTCTCCGACCCCTGGCTGGCCGGCGAGTACGACCTGGCCTTCGACGGCTGGTCCGTCAACCCCGATCCCGACTTCGTCCTCTCCATCCACACGTGCGCCGCGCTGCCGTCCACGCCCAAGGACACCGGCGCGACGGACAACTTCATCTGCGACAAGAAGTTCGACGAGCTCTACGCGAAGCAGACGGCGGAGTACGACCAGGCCAAGCGCGCCGACCTCGTCAAGCAGATGCAGTCGCGGCTGTACGACACGGGCTACATGAATGTCATGGCGTATCCGAACGCGGTCGAGGCGTACCGTACCGACCAGATCAGGGCGATCACGACAATGCCCGAGTCCGGCGGCAATCTGTGGGGCCAGGACGGCTACTGGAGCTGGTGGTCCGCCGTGCCCGCCGAGGTCGACGACACCTCGGGCGGGGGCGGCTCCTCCACCGGCCTGGTGGTCGGCATCGTCGCGGCCGTCGTCCTCGCCGCCGGGATCGGGGGCTTCGTCGCCATGCGCCGCCGTTCCACCGCGGAAGACCGTGAGTAGTACATGAGCACTGCAAGCACCGCCCCCCTCGCGGAGGGTACGGCCGACGGCCCGGTCCCGGTGAAGACCGGGCCGTCCGGCCCCCGCGCCCGCTCCGCCCGTGCCTATCTGCTGTACGTCGCCGGAAAGCTCGGCGGCGCGGCCGTCTCGCTCTTCGCCGTACTCGTCACCAGTTTCTTCCTCTTCCGGATCATCCCCGGTGATCCGGTGCGCACGATGACGCACGGCCGCCAGGTGTCGGCCGAGCAACTCGCGTCATTGCGCCGCCAGTTCGGGCTGGATCTGCCGGTGTGGCAGCAGTTCACCGAGTACTGCGCGAAGGCGCTGACCGGCGATCTCGGCATCTCGTACCAGTTCCACGCGCCGGTCGGGGTTCTGATCGCGGAGAAGCTGCCCGCGACACTGCTGCTGACCGGCGTGGCCGTCGTCATCTACTCGGTCCTCGGCCTGTGGCTCGGCACGCGCTCCGCGTGGCACCACGGCCGGCTCGGCGACAAGGTGAACACCGGCGTGGCCCTCACCCTGTGGTCGGTGCCGTCGTTCTGGCTGGGGCTGCTGCTGATCATCACCTTCTCCGTGGGCATCGGGCCGATCCCGGGCATGTTCCCGACGGGCGGCATGGAGACGGGCGGCGAGACCGGTTTCGCGTACGTCGCCGATGTCGCGCACCACATGGCGCTGCCGGTCGTCACCCTGGTCGCCGTCGGGTACGCGCAGACGCTGCTGGTCATGCGCGCCTCACTGCTCGACGAGATGGGCAGCGACTACCTCACGACGGCGCGGGCGAAGGGGCTGCGGGACGACCTGGTGCGGCGCCACCACGCCGTACCGAACGCCCTGCTGCCCACCGTCACCATGGTGTTCATCAACCTCGGCCATGTGGCGGCCGGGTCGATCCTCGTCGAGACGGTCTTCTCCTGGCCGGGCCTCGGCGGGCTGTTCTACCAGGCGCTGAGCGTGCCTGATCTGCCGCTGGTGCAAGGGCTCTTCGTGGTCTTCGCCGGCGCGATGATCGTGATGAACCTCCTCGCCGACCTCCTCTATCCGCTGCTCGATCCCCGGGTGGGCCGATGACTTCACCGACGACCGCCGCTCAGAGCGCCTCGTCCCTCGCGTGGGCGCGCCGCCGCGGCTCCGTGGCACGGTTCTGGCGTTCGTACCGTACGCACCGGGCGGGCCTCTTCGGACTCGGCGCCCTGGCCGTGATCGCGCTGGTGGCGCTGGCCGCGCCGCTGCTGGTGGGCAGCGACGTACAGAGTGTGACGAACGCTCCGGGGGCGGCGCTGGAGGCCCCGAGCCGCGCGTTCCCGCTCGGCACGGACCAGTTCGGGCGCTCGCTGCTCGGACTGCTGGTCTGGGGCGCGCGGATCTCCCTGACGGTGGGGCTGATGGCCGCCGCCCTGTCGGTGGCCATCGGTACGCTCGTGGGGATCCTCGCCGGGCACTTCGGCGGCTGGTTCTCGACCGTGATCATGCGGATCACGGACTGGTTCCTGGTGATGCCGACCCTGGTGCTCGCGATCGTGCTGGCCACGGTGATGTCGCGCAGCGTGTGGACGGTGATCCTGGCGATCGGCGTCACGAGCTGGCCGACGACGGCGCGCCTCGTGCGGGCGCAGACCCTGGCCGTCGAGTCGCGTCCGTACATCGAACGGGCTACGGCGCTCGGCGGCGGCCACGGGCACATCATGAGCCGTCACGTCCTGCCGAACGTCATGCCGCTGGTCCTCGCGCAGACCACGCTCGGCATCTCCAACGCCATCCTGACCGAGGCGACGCTCGCCTTCCTGGGGCTCGGGGACCCGGACGTCGTCTCCTGGGGCGGCATGCTCCAGGACGCGCGGGAGGCGGGTGCAGTGTCCGCCGGACACTGGTGGTACCTGGCGCCGCCCGGCATCGCCATCGCGGTCGTGGCGCTGGCGTTCACGCTGTGCGGGCGCGCGGTGGAGTCCGTCCTGAACCCGAAGCTGGGGGTGTCGGCCAAGTGAGCACGCCGATGGACAACCCGATGAACGACCCGATGAACGACCAGATGAGCGCTCCGACGAGCACTCCGACGAGTGCGCGGAGCCCGTTGCTGGAAGTGAGGGACCTGCACGTCACGTACGGCGCCGGCACCCGGGCCGTACGGGGCGTGGACCTGACGCTGGCGGCCGGTCAGAAGCTCGGTGTCGCGGGCGAGTCCGGCTGCGGCAAGTCGACGCTGGCCCTGGCGCTGCTGCGGCTGCTGCCGGCGTCGGCGAGGCTGAGCGGGGAGATCCTGCTGGACGGCGAGGACGTCCTCACCATGAAGTGGGGGCGGCTGCGGGCCGTGCGGTGGGCGGGGGCGTCGATCGTCTTCCAGGGGGCGATGCATTCACTCAACGCCGTGCACCGGATCGGGGAGCAGATCGCGGAGCCGGTGCTGCTGCACCAGAAGTCCACCGCGGCGGCCGCGCGGCGCCGGGCCGGGGATCTGCTGGAGCAGGTGGGTCTGCCGTCCGCGCGCGCGGACGCGTATCCGCACGAACTGTCCGGCGGGCAGCGGCAGCGCGTGATGATCGCGATGGCGCTGGCGTGCGATCCGAGGCTGATCGTCGCGGACGAGCCGACGACGGCGCTGGACGTGATGATCCAGGCGCAGATCCTGCGGCTGATCGAGCAGCTGGTCGCGGACAAGGACATCAGCCTGCTGATGATCAGCCACGACCTGTCGGTGCTGGCCGACACGTGCGACCGGCTCGCGGTCATGTACGCCGGGCGGGTGGTCGAGGAGGGCCCGGCGGACCAGGTCTTCACCGACGCGCAGCATCCGTACGGCCTGGCCCTGTCGGCGGCGTTCCCGCGCATCGGCGACCCGGCCTCGCGCCGCGCCCCGCGCGGCCTGCCGGGCGATCCCCCGGACCCGTCCGCGCTGCCGCCCGGCTGTACGTTCCACCCGCGCTGCCCGGTGGCCCTCGACGAGTGCGGTACGGAGGACCAGCCCCTGCGGGAGGCCGGGGTGGGGCGGCGGGCGGCGTGCGTACGGGTGGGGGCGGCAGTCCCGGCCCAGGTGACGGCGCCGGAACCGCCGCCGGGGTGAGCGGGGGCCCGGCGCGGTGCGGGCGGTTCCGGAGGCCGGCACCGCCCTGCTGCGGAGGGCTCCGCTGCCCGACTCTGCCCGTCCCCCAACGCCGACCCCGGAGCCAGACTTGAGCACCAGCACCAGCACCAGCACCAGCACCAGCACCACCCCCCTTCTCTCCGCCGCCGGACTCCACGTCGCCTTCCCCGGGCGGCGCGGCGCGCCGACCGCCCGCGCCGTCGACGGCGTCGACCTCGACATCCGCCCCGGCGAGATCGTCGCGCTGGTCGGTGAGTCCGGCTGCGGCAAGACCACGCTCGCCCGCTCCCTCCTGGGCCTCGTACCGCCCACCTCGGGTCACGTCACCTTCGGCGGCGCCCCCCTCGACTACGGCTCGCGCTCCCTCAAGGCGTACCGCAAGCGCGTGCAGCTCGTACTCCAGGACCCCAGCGGCTCGCTGAATCCACGTCACACCGTGTACGACGCGGTGGCCGAGGGTCTGCGGATCCACGGGTACGCCGGTGACGAGCGCGAGGCCGTCGCCGGGGCGCTGTCCCGGGCCGGGCTCAGGCCCCCCGAGCGGTTCTTCCTGCGCTACCCGCACGAGCTGTCCGGCGGCCAGCGCCAGCGCGTCGTCATCGCCGGCGCGCTCGTCCTGGAACCGGAACTGATCGTCGCGGACGAGCCGGTGGCCTCGCTCGACGCGTCCGTACGGGGCGAGATCCTGGCCCTGCTGCTGTCGCTGCGCGACGAACTGGGGCTGTCGGCGCTCGTCGTGACCCACGACCTCGGCCTCGCCTGGAACATCGCGGACCGCGTGGCGGTCATGTACCTGGGCCGCATCGTGGAGACCGGCCCGGCCGAGAAAGTACTGACGGACCCGCAGCATCCGTACACACGGGCCCTGTTGTCCGTACTGCCGGAGTCCGGCGAGGCACCGGTCGTCCTCACCGGTGAGCCCCCGGACCCGTCCCGGGTCCCGGGCGGCTGCCGCTTCCATGCCCGCTGCCAGGTGCTCGCCTCGGGTGAGGCCGAGCGTACGGGGGTGGCCGCCGACTGCCGTACGACGCTCCTGCCGGTCCTCACCGGCGCCGACGAGGCGCAGGTCGCCTGCCACTGGGCGGCGGCCCGGGCTACCGGGACGCAGGCCGCGGTCGAGGCGGGCGAAGTCTGAGGCCGGGGGCGAGGGCAGGCCGCGCGAAGGCCGGGAGGCTACTGAGCCTGCGCCCGCGTCTGTGTCTCGTAGGCCTCGATCAGCTCGCTCGACCGCTTCACATCGGCCCCGATCGCTTCCAGCAGCGCGTCGATCGACTCGAACTTCTCCTGCCCGCGTACGTACGCGAGGAAGTCGACGGCGACGTGCAGGCCGTACAGGTCGAGCCCGACCCGGTCGATGGCGTACGCCTCCACCGTCCGCTCCGTGCCGTCGAACTGCGGGTTCGTGCCGACGGAGATCGCGGCGGGCATCCGCTCGCCCTCCACGGTCAGCCAGCCCGCGTACACGCCGTCGGCGGGGATCGCGGTGTGCGGAAGCGTCTCGACGTTCGCCGTCGGGTAGCCGAGCTCGCGGCCGCGCTGCGCGCCGCGCACCACCACGCCCTCGACCCGGTGCGGCCGGCCGAGGATCTCCGCGGCGCCCTCGACGTCGCCCTCGGCGACCAGGCGCCGCACCAGCGTCGACGAGAACGGCTCGCCGCCGCCGGCCTCTCCGCGGACGTACAGGTCGACGACCTCGACCTCGTAGTCGTACGTCCCGCCGAGCTCCGCCAGGAACGCCACGTCGCCGGCCGCCCGGTGTCCGAAGCGGAAGTTGGGGCCCTCGATGACCGCCCGCGCGTGCAACTTGTCGACCAGCACCTTCACGATGAAGTCGGCCGGTGAGAGCTTCGAGAACTCCTGGGTGAAGGGGAGGATCAGCAGCGCGTCCACGCCCAGCTCACCCATCAGCTCCGCCCGGCGGTGGTGCGGGGCGAGCAGCGGGGGGTGGCTGCCAGGGCGCACGACCTCGCTCGGGTGCGGATCGAACGTCACCACGACGGCCGGCACGCCCAGCTCACGGGCGCGT is part of the Streptomyces agglomeratus genome and encodes:
- a CDS encoding SCO5717 family growth-regulating ATPase: MNRDRSEYDGGGQSSDGDDRELDLTGEFEIVYEPPAWYDQSTRGGSAQGGQGNAAPASPPPPTGPPLGQGGPAQQGPPAPQVPAQGQPYAPGAPQANQYGTGGYGFPQQQQPGVPQQAAPGQADGYGYPQQPAPGGYAYPQQPAPPQSQDTSGGYGYPQPPAPQQSQDTSGGYGYPQQPAPQQPAPQQPAPQQQPAAQPVAAAAPQPQAPSPAPTPGFPVLRPLEEGASQADPSQTAAPEADAPEQQAPAQRVPEPDYAAADAEAAALFGGSDDDEAAEEHGGEAVTGDSATASGAGPETDADTDAHGGTDSDSDADTDARAEADAETGARGDGDTPGEAAVAAAPAAAEPQPAAQVQPQSEPAPQNSQELPPLPQGYQPAQQPQAQPLQGVPQQGGQPDPQAAAAQAAGYGYPQPFPQQQPQHQMPPQGAFGAAQPLPQQQPPAQQQHPGYPPQGGQGAPGYPQQPQQQAPQAAQPQAQPQPQPAHPQHPQHPQHPQHPQHPQQGYNYPPQQAGYGYPQVAPQPVPQQQPQYQQQPQQQPPQQPQAQQPPQYQQHPQQQAPQQQPPAYGSQGWTAPAGPQAGAPQQQAAPGTPLGYNAAVELSSDRLLRNQPKARKNNSGPSRFKLGAKKEEEERQRKLALIRTPVMSCYRIAVISLKGGVGKTTTTMSLGATLASERQDKILAIDANPDAGTLGRRVRRETGATIRDLVQAIPQLNSYMDIRRFTSQAPSGLEIIANDVDPAVSTTFNDQDYRSALDVLGRQYPIILTDSGTGLLYSAMRGVLDLADQLIIISTPSVDGASSASTTLDWLSANGFADLVQRSLTVISGVRETGKMIKVDDIVAHFETRCRGVVVVPFDEHLAAGAEVDLNMMRPKTREAYFHLSALVAEDIARTQQGQGFAPQQQAPQQQVPHQQPPQGYAPQQHPGAAPPPGQGWQQPGQQQPPQGQGWQQQPPAQPQNPQQPGPGWTQQQ
- a CDS encoding DUF397 domain-containing protein; amino-acid sequence: MGSAQEKEELYALDISGVEWHSAPGTSENEERVEIAYLPEGAVAMRSSMDPDTVLRYTEAEWRAFVLGARDGEFDLT
- a CDS encoding ABC transporter substrate-binding protein, whose product is MDTTTVSRNARPSPRIRTLLGVGATALALAAGAATPLNPAPQQARADGSRTLTVAVSQSVDSLSPFLAQRLVSTTVHRLIYENLTNYDVKDNHAIPGLATKWEPSPDKLTWTYTVRENSKWSDGKQATAEDAAWTFNTMMKDEGAATANGSFVANFKKVTAPSPTKLVIELKKPQATMAALDVPILPRHEWEKVGDYSKFNNDKKFPVVGNGPFVLTDYKVDQYVKFKPNQKFWRGAPKFDELVLKYYKDGDAAVAALRKGEVSFASNLTPAQAASLAKAENIKVNDAPGRRFYALATNPGARSKDGKKFGDGHPALLNPKVRQALFAATDRKTIIDKVFQGHAVEGEGYIPPRFAAYHWKPSEGQKIAYDPAKAAALLDEAGYRKNGAGKRVGKDGKPLGFRILCHATDPNDKAIGKYMQEWWGDLGIGLKVDCLDNVSDPWLAGEYDLAFDGWSVNPDPDFVLSIHTCAALPSTPKDTGATDNFICDKKFDELYAKQTAEYDQAKRADLVKQMQSRLYDTGYMNVMAYPNAVEAYRTDQIRAITTMPESGGNLWGQDGYWSWWSAVPAEVDDTSGGGGSSTGLVVGIVAAVVLAAGIGGFVAMRRRSTAEDRE
- a CDS encoding ABC transporter permease — encoded protein: MSTASTAPLAEGTADGPVPVKTGPSGPRARSARAYLLYVAGKLGGAAVSLFAVLVTSFFLFRIIPGDPVRTMTHGRQVSAEQLASLRRQFGLDLPVWQQFTEYCAKALTGDLGISYQFHAPVGVLIAEKLPATLLLTGVAVVIYSVLGLWLGTRSAWHHGRLGDKVNTGVALTLWSVPSFWLGLLLIITFSVGIGPIPGMFPTGGMETGGETGFAYVADVAHHMALPVVTLVAVGYAQTLLVMRASLLDEMGSDYLTTARAKGLRDDLVRRHHAVPNALLPTVTMVFINLGHVAAGSILVETVFSWPGLGGLFYQALSVPDLPLVQGLFVVFAGAMIVMNLLADLLYPLLDPRVGR
- a CDS encoding ABC transporter permease → MTSPTTAAQSASSLAWARRRGSVARFWRSYRTHRAGLFGLGALAVIALVALAAPLLVGSDVQSVTNAPGAALEAPSRAFPLGTDQFGRSLLGLLVWGARISLTVGLMAAALSVAIGTLVGILAGHFGGWFSTVIMRITDWFLVMPTLVLAIVLATVMSRSVWTVILAIGVTSWPTTARLVRAQTLAVESRPYIERATALGGGHGHIMSRHVLPNVMPLVLAQTTLGISNAILTEATLAFLGLGDPDVVSWGGMLQDAREAGAVSAGHWWYLAPPGIAIAVVALAFTLCGRAVESVLNPKLGVSAK
- a CDS encoding ABC transporter ATP-binding protein — its product is MNDQMSAPTSTPTSARSPLLEVRDLHVTYGAGTRAVRGVDLTLAAGQKLGVAGESGCGKSTLALALLRLLPASARLSGEILLDGEDVLTMKWGRLRAVRWAGASIVFQGAMHSLNAVHRIGEQIAEPVLLHQKSTAAAARRRAGDLLEQVGLPSARADAYPHELSGGQRQRVMIAMALACDPRLIVADEPTTALDVMIQAQILRLIEQLVADKDISLLMISHDLSVLADTCDRLAVMYAGRVVEEGPADQVFTDAQHPYGLALSAAFPRIGDPASRRAPRGLPGDPPDPSALPPGCTFHPRCPVALDECGTEDQPLREAGVGRRAACVRVGAAVPAQVTAPEPPPG